The following are encoded in a window of Bradyrhizobium guangdongense genomic DNA:
- a CDS encoding GNAT family N-acetyltransferase: MLQDFSSVTLAEARPSVVATERLTLRRPTLADVRTIARLANDRRVAENTRRLPHPYSQDDAVEFIRATSALGAETVFLIEHDSEPIGMVGIDCSTPDNAELGYWLGVEHWGQGFATEAARGAIDFFFEEFDDDHLYAGARVTNPASRNVLEKCGFQWSGVQLHRFLALGSSTPVDCFRLSRGVWSSLKSWSSARRVR; encoded by the coding sequence ATGTTGCAGGACTTTTCGAGCGTGACCTTAGCCGAGGCGAGACCCAGCGTCGTCGCCACCGAACGGCTGACGCTGCGGCGGCCGACGCTGGCCGACGTCAGGACCATCGCCCGGCTCGCCAACGACCGCCGCGTCGCCGAGAACACGCGCCGCCTGCCACATCCCTATTCGCAGGACGACGCGGTCGAATTCATCCGCGCCACGTCCGCGCTCGGAGCCGAGACCGTGTTCCTGATCGAGCACGACAGCGAGCCGATCGGCATGGTCGGCATCGACTGCTCCACGCCTGACAATGCCGAGCTCGGCTACTGGCTCGGCGTCGAACATTGGGGCCAGGGCTTCGCCACCGAGGCGGCGCGCGGCGCGATCGACTTCTTCTTCGAGGAGTTCGACGACGACCATCTCTATGCCGGCGCGCGCGTCACCAACCCGGCCTCCCGCAACGTGCTGGAGAAGTGCGGCTTCCAGTGGAGCGGCGTGCAGCTGCACCGTTTCCTGGCGCTGGGCTCCTCGACACCCGTCGACTGCTTCCGCCTCTCGCGCGGGGTCTGGTCGTCGCTGAAGAGCTGGAGCAGCGCGAGAAGGGTGAGGTAG
- the rplU gene encoding 50S ribosomal protein L21, translating to MFAVIKTGGKQYRVVPDDVLEVGKIEGEVGSIVQLNEVLVVGGDTPVLGVPTVAGASVAVEVLDHKRGPKVIAFKKRRRKNSRRKRGYRDEITVLRVSEILTDGAKPTKGPRPKKEKVAKEAAE from the coding sequence ATGTTCGCAGTCATCAAAACCGGCGGCAAGCAATACCGCGTCGTGCCGGATGATGTTCTCGAAGTAGGCAAGATCGAAGGCGAAGTCGGCTCGATCGTGCAGTTGAATGAAGTTTTGGTGGTCGGCGGCGACACGCCGGTGCTGGGCGTTCCGACGGTGGCGGGCGCCTCCGTTGCGGTCGAGGTGCTCGACCACAAGCGCGGCCCGAAGGTCATCGCTTTCAAGAAGCGCCGCCGCAAGAATTCGCGCCGCAAGCGCGGCTACCGCGACGAGATCACGGTGCTGCGCGTCAGCGAGATCCTGACCGACGGCGCCAAGCCCACCAAGGGCCCGCGTCCGAAGAAGGAAAAGGTCGCGAAAGAAGCCGCCGAGTAA
- a CDS encoding DMT family transporter, translating into MPLFKNLSAYDDRSARLAGIGLMVLSIFMFSFGDATGKFLVGTYSVGQLLFLRACAALLLLAPLIWRQRHQFLQLERPRLQLVRVVLSTLEVAAFFLATVYLPLADVITYYLAGPIFVTAMSAIFLGEKVGWRRWTAILIGFCGVLIALRPSAQTVSLPALIALGGSLSFATLMLITRSLRKTPDIVMASSQFIGTFSLGAVLSAFHWVPPTPGSLVFFAMAGLISVTALFCVNRSLKLAPASVVVPYQYSMIVWAVIFGFVVFGDVPQIATLVGAAIIIGAGFYIYLRERDLARASEEMTPPV; encoded by the coding sequence ATGCCCCTCTTCAAGAATCTCTCCGCCTATGACGACCGCTCCGCGCGCCTCGCCGGCATCGGCCTCATGGTGCTGTCGATCTTCATGTTCTCGTTCGGCGATGCCACGGGCAAGTTCCTGGTCGGGACGTATTCGGTGGGGCAGCTTTTGTTCCTGCGCGCCTGCGCGGCGCTGCTCTTGCTGGCGCCGCTGATCTGGCGGCAGCGTCACCAGTTCCTGCAGCTGGAGCGGCCGCGTTTGCAGCTGGTTCGAGTCGTGCTGTCGACGCTGGAAGTCGCCGCATTCTTCCTGGCGACGGTCTATCTGCCGCTCGCAGATGTCATCACCTATTATCTCGCAGGTCCCATTTTCGTCACCGCGATGTCGGCGATCTTTCTGGGCGAGAAGGTCGGCTGGCGGCGCTGGACCGCGATCCTGATCGGCTTCTGCGGCGTGCTGATCGCGCTGCGGCCCTCGGCGCAGACGGTGAGCCTGCCGGCACTGATCGCGCTCGGCGGCAGCCTGTCCTTCGCGACATTGATGCTGATCACGCGCAGCCTGCGCAAGACGCCCGACATCGTGATGGCGTCCTCGCAATTCATCGGCACGTTCTCGCTCGGCGCAGTGCTGTCCGCCTTCCACTGGGTGCCGCCGACGCCAGGCAGCCTGGTGTTCTTCGCGATGGCGGGGCTGATTTCCGTGACCGCGCTGTTCTGCGTCAACCGCTCGTTGAAGCTCGCGCCGGCGAGCGTGGTGGTGCCCTACCAATATTCGATGATCGTCTGGGCCGTGATCTTCGGCTTCGTCGTGTTCGGCGACGTGCCGCAGATCGCCACGCTCGTCGGCGCCGCGATCATCATCGGCGCCGGGTTCTATATTTACCTGCGAGAGCGGGATCTGGCACGCGCGAGCGAGGAGATGACGCCGCCGGTGTGA
- the rpmA gene encoding 50S ribosomal protein L27, with product MAHKKAGGSSRNGRDSKGKRLGIKVFGGERVIPGNIIARQRGTTWHPGLNVGMGTDHTLFAKIEGRVEFQAKANGRTFVAVLPLAEAAE from the coding sequence ATGGCTCACAAAAAAGCAGGCGGTTCATCGCGCAACGGTCGCGATTCCAAGGGTAAGCGTCTGGGCATCAAGGTGTTCGGCGGGGAGCGCGTGATTCCCGGCAACATCATTGCGCGCCAGCGCGGCACCACTTGGCATCCCGGCCTCAATGTCGGCATGGGCACCGACCACACCCTGTTCGCCAAGATCGAGGGTCGTGTTGAATTCCAGGCCAAAGCCAATGGCCGCACCTTTGTCGCGGTACTCCCGCTCGCAGAGGCTGCTGAATAG